The Streptomyces durmitorensis genome contains the following window.
GCAATGCGACGGCCGAGTCGTATTTCTTGGGCAGGAAGTCCCCGGCCTGGGAGTCGGTGACGTCGTACATCATCGTTTGCCCCACGAACGACAGTGCCGCTCCGAGGATGGTCCAGACGACGATGGTCAGCCATCGGTGTCGGGTGGAGAACGAGGTCAGCTTGCGAATCATGCCAACAGGTCATCACGCGGGGCCCCTTGAGAGCGTCGGCCGCCGGAAGGGGACGCACCCCTGACCCTGGTCCGGTACTTCGTGGCGGGCAGTACTCCGGTACTGGGTGGAAGAACCGCCCCTGCGGCCATTCATGTGCCCGTGCGCCGGGATGTAATGGGGCGTAAAGGCGGGACGACAGGGCCCGCCGAACCGGCTTTCTTGGAGGCGCCCGGATGGGCCGCGATTTCTTCCCACCCGTACCGCCCACGGGCAGGGCGCGGCCGACGCCGGGTGACGTGGCGGTCGCCGTCGTCGCGGTGGGGCTCGACGTACTGGCCTACCTCGCCCCGGGCGAGGAGGGCCCGGGGGCGCCGGTCACCGTGCTCGGTGTCCTGCTGGTCGCTTCCTCCGTGCTCCCGCTGCTCTTCCGGCGCCATCACCCCGTGCCGGTGCTCGGCGCGGTCCTCGTCGTGCAGCTCGCCGTCAATCTGGGTCTCGCCGTCGACCCGGGCGCCCCGATGTCGAACAGCTACGGAGGCGCCGTCGCGGTCGCGCTCTACACCGTGGCCAGGTACAGCGGGCCGCGCGCCGTGGCGCTGGGTGTCGTGGCGACAGCGCCCGTGCAGCTCGTGCGCTATCTGCACAACGACATACCGTTCCTGGGCATGGGCATCACCGATGTGCTGCTCACGCCCTGCCTCATCGTCGCCGTGGGCCTGGCCGTGCGGCAGTGGAAGCGGCAGCTGGACATCAACCGCACGCTCCTGGCCGACCGCGCGGTGACCGAGGAACGGCGCCGCATCGCGCGGGAGCTCCACGACATCGTGGCCCACCACATCACCACCATGTACCTGATGTCCGGCGGGGCCAGGTCGACCCTGGACCGCGATCCCGAGACGGCACGCGAGGCCCTGGTGACCCTGGAGGAGTCCGGCCGCACCGCGCTGCACGAGATGCGCCAGCTCCTCGGGGTCCTGCGCAGCACCGACACGCTGGAGGAGACGCCGTCGGAACCCCAGCCAGGGGTGGACGGCATCGAGCGGCTCGTCGCCGATTCGACCGCCGCGGGTCTGCCGGCCGAACTCCACGTCACCGGGCGGCCCGTGGCCCTGCCGATGACGGTCGGCCTCACCCTCTACCGCATCGTGCAGGAGGCGCTGACCAACGCCCGCAAGCACGCGGGCCCCGCGGCCCGCGCCACGGTGCGGCTCGCGTACCTCCCGGACCGGGTCACCGTCGAAGTGGCCGACGACGGCACCGGTGAGGGCAAGGCACCCGGCGGGAGCGTCGCGGGCGGCGGATACGGTCTGCTGGGGATGCGGGAACGCATCGCTCTGCACGACGGTTCACTGCGTGTCGGAAGCCGCGCGGAAGGCGGGTTCGAGGTGGTCGCGAGCGTGCCGCTGCCCGCCGACACCTACGAGAAGGACAGGATCCGATGACATCCTCCGCCGAACCCGCGCCCGAACCCGCGCCCGTGGCTGGGACCGGGGCCGAGCCCGACGGCCTCACCGTCCTCATCGCGGACGACCAGCCGCTGGTGCGCCGGGGCCTGTCCCTGATCCTGCGCTCCGACCCCGCCATCCGGGTCGTCGGCGAGGTGGGCGACGGCGAGCAGGCCGTCGCTTCGGCCCTCGAACTCCGCCCCGACGTGGTCCTGATGGACATCCGCATGCCCGTCCTCGACGGCGTAAGGGCCACCGAGCGGCTGACCGCCGAGCTGCCCGGGTGCCGGGTCCTCGCGCTCAGCACCTTCGACATGGACGAGCACGTGGTCGGTGCCCTGCGGGCGGGGGCCTCGGGGTTCCTGCCCAAGGACGTCTCCCCCGAGGAGCTGGTGGCCGCGCTGCGCACCGTCCACCGCGGTGAGTCCGTGGTCGCCCCGCGGCTGCTCACCCGGCTGCTCGCCACCTTCGTGACCCCGGCTCCGGCGTCGCATCCGCCGGCCACGGACCTCGCCGGGCTCACCCCGCGCGAGGTCGACGTGCTCCGCCTGATCGCCGCGGGCCTCGACAACACCGAGATCGCGCAGCGGATGGAGATCGGCGTCCAGACCGTGAAGAACCACGCCACCGGCGTCTTCGCCAAGCTGGGCGTCCGTGACCGCGCGCAGGCGGTCATCGCCGCGTACGAGTCGGGGCTCGTGCGGGCGGGGCAGGGCAACGGGGCCCGTCCCTGAACTCCCGGCCACGGCCTACCGCTGGTACCTCTTGAGCACCAGATTCCCGTCTTTCACGAGCCGTTTGCGCAACTCGTCCAGGCCGATCGCCCCGCTGTAGTACTCCTGGAGCGCCGGGGTCGCCACCTTGTCCTTCCACTCCGGATACCCCCGCACCGACTGTGCGGGCGCCGGGCGCAAGTGCTCCGCGAGCGCCGTGCCCGCCGCCCAGTCGTCCTTCTTCGTCCGCAGGGCAGGATCCCTCAGGGCCTCCGCGCCAGTCGGCAGCATCCAGTCGCCGCGCGCGAGTTTCACCATGTTGTCCGGCTGGAGGAAGAAGTCGATGAACTCGGCCGCCTCCTTCTTGTGCGGGCTGTCCTCGGAGACGGACAGCGTCTGCGGGCTGACGCCCTGCGCGAGCCCCTCCGCTCCCGCCGGGGCGGGAAGCACCTGCCAGTCGAAGCCCTTGGGCGCCTGCTGGACGATCTGCTGGCGGTAGGAGAAGCCGAGCGGGACCATCGCGTACTTGCCGCCGAAGAAACCCGGCAGCGTGTCGGAGCCGCCCATGCCCAGGGTCGTACCGGACGCGCTCTTGTCGGTGTTGACCTGGTCGTGGACCGTGCGCGGCATGATCTCGTCGGCCGCGTCGAAGCGGACGTCGACCTTGCCGTCCGCGCCCCGGTGGAACATCTTTCCGCCGGTCGAGAGCGAGAGGTTGAGCGTCGCGGACACCGGCTCCTTGAGCGGCCAGGCCACCCCGTACTTCCCGTCCGTGCCGTCGCCGAGTTCCTTGCTGACCGACCGGAACTCCGCCCAGCTCCACGGCTTTTCGGGCGTGGGAATCCGCACGCCGGACTTCTTCAGCCACTTCGCGTTGGCGATCAGGACGCGCGGCTCCTGGAGGAAAGGCACTCCGTAGACCTTGCCCCCGAAGGTCGTCGTCTCCCAACTGCGCTTCGGGATATCGGACTTGAGCCGCTCGGGGAGCAGGTCGCCGATGTCCGCGAGATAGCCGCCGTACGCGAAGTCGGCGAGGTCGTCCGAGGCGTCATGGATGATGTCCGGCGCCTCTCCGCCCTCGAAGGAGGTGAGCAGCTGGTCGTGGACGCTGTCCCAACTGCCCTGGACGTACTCGACCTTGACATCGGGGTGGGTGGCGTTCCACTCCTTGACGAGCGCCTTGTTGGCGTCGACGGACTCCTTCTGCCAGGCAAGGGACTGGAACTGAAGGGTGATCTTCCCGTCGTCGTCCCCGGAGTCACCGCTGCAGCCGGTGAGCAGCAGCGCGAGGGCGGTGGCGGCCGCGGTCACCAGGCGTGGGCCGAGGCGTGGTGCCGTGCGCATCAGGCCTTCACCGCCCCTGCCAGCATGCCGCCCGTGATCCGCTTCTGGATGATCGCGAAGATGACGAGCGAGGGGATGGTCGCGAGGAACGCCGCGGCGGCGAGCGGCCCGAGGTCCGCGACGCCCTCGGAGCCGATGAAGCGGTTGAGGATGACCGGCAAGGTCTGCTTCTCCGGGGTCTTGAGCAGGACGAGCGCGAAGAAGAACTCGTTCCATGCGGTGATGAAGGCGAACATCGCCGTGGCGACGATGCCGGGGGCGAGCAGTGGCGCGACGACCGAGACGAACGTACGCACCTTGCTCGCGCCGTCGACCGCCGCCGCCTCCTCCAGTTCGGTGGGCACGGCACGGACGTACCCGACGAGCATCCACAGCGCGAAGGGCAGCGACCACACCACATAGACCATGATCAGGCCGAGCAGCGAGTTGATCAGGTGCAGGTTCTTCAGGATCAGGAACAGCGGGATGATGATCAGGACGAAGGGGAACGCCTGGCTGATCACCACCCAGCCCGTCGCCGCCTTCGAGACGCGATTGCGGTGCCGCGCCATGACGTACGCCATGGGGGTCGCGATGACGACCGCGATCAGGGACGCGCTGAGCGCCGCGATCAGGGAGTTGCCCGCGGCCTGGAGCAGCGGCTGCTCGTCGAAGGCCTGCCGGAAGTTCTCCAGGGTCGGATCCTTAGGGATCCAGGTGGGGTGCAGGCTGCCAAGTTCCCGTGCGGGCTTGAAGGCCGTGGAGATCAGCCAGAGGAACGGGAAGGCGAGGAAGACGAGATAGGCGGCGAGAGCCGTGTACTGCGCGGCGCGCGTCGACTTCTTCGTACGCATCATGACTCGTCGCCTCCTTTCAGGCGGCCGACGAGGTAGAAGGCGAGGATCACCGAGATCACCGCGACCATCACGCAGCCCATGGCCGCGGCATAGCCGAACTGGCCGTAGCGGAAGGCCTCTTCGTAGGCGAAGAGCATGGGCAGGCGGGTGCGGCCGCCGGGGCCGCCCTGGGTCAGGACGTAGACCAGGGCGAAGGAGTTGAAGTTCCAGATGAAGTTGAGCGCCGTGATGGCGAGGGCGATCGGCTTGATCGCGGGCCAGGTGACGGTGCGGAAGCGGCGCCATGCGCCCGCGCCGTCCATCGCGGCGGCCTCGTGCAGCTCGCGCGGGGTGTTCTGCAGCCCGGCGAGCAGCGCGACGGTGGTCTGCGGCATGCCGGCCCAGACGCCGACGACGATGACGGCGAAGAGCGCCGTGGCCGTCCCGGTCAGCCAGTCCTTGCCCTCCCCGAGGCCCAGGTTGGAGAGCGTCTCGTTGAGCACGCCCGCGTCCGGGTGGTAGACGAGCCGCCACATGATGCCGACGACCACTTCGGGCATCGCCCAGGGGATGATCGCGAGCGCCCGCGCCAGCCAGCGCATCCGCAACGGCTGGTTGAGCAGGAGCGCGAGGCCGAGCGCGAGGAAGAACTGCGGCACGGTGACGCCGAACGCCCAGATCAGGCCGATGCGGAACGAGTCCCAGAACAGCGTGTCGTGCAGCAGGTCCTGGAAGTTGAGGGCGCCGACCCACTGGGTCGGTTCGGTGCGGCCCGACTGCGAGTCGGTGAACGCGAGCGTGATGCCGTAGAGGAGCGGGCCCACGCTCAGGACCAGGATCGGGATCAGCGCGGGAAGCACCAGGAACCAGGCGCCGTGGTCCGCGCCTCTACGGGCGGACGCGCCGTTCGCTGACCGCTTCGTTGCGGTCGCCAATGTCACGGAATCGGCTCCTTTGGGCGGCTCATCGGGGTTTGGCCGCCCAGGCGGCCCCCGTCATCGTGCTGATGGGATCTTGATACGTCAAGCAGCTGCGCAGGCCCCGCAGCCGCTTGGCCTGTGCGAATGGGAGACTGTGCCGGCGAACGTGGCGGATGCAGCGAGCGGTGCGGGAGGCAAGGGATGGACGAGGCGCGGGCACGGGACGTACTGGGCGCTGCGGGTCTTGAGCGGGACGCGGCGCTGCTCGCGCTGGGCGAGAACGCCGTGTTCGGCAGCGGTGGGTCGGTGGTCAAGGTCGGGCGTGCGGCGCCGGAGCTCCTGGACCGCGCGCGGCGGGAGTTGCGGGTCGCGCGGTGGCTGGAGGAGTCGGGCGTGCCCGCGGTGCGGGCGGCCGAGGAGGAGCCCCGCTTGGTGGACGGGCATCCGGTGACGGTGTGGCACCGGCTGCCGCAGGCCGTGCGCCCTGCCGAGCCGCGTGACCTCGCCGCGCTGCTTCGGCTCGTGCACGCGCTTCCCGCGCCCGGGTTCGAGCTGCCCCGGCGTGAGCTCCTGGGCGGGGTCGAGCGGTGGCTGCGGCTCGCCGGCGACGCGATCGACGTCGAGGACGCGGACTATCTGCGGGAGCGCAGGGACGGGTTCGAGGCGGCGGCGTCGGCGCTCGCCCCCCGCCTCGCTCCCGGCCCCATTCATGGCGACGCTCTCCCCCGGAATGTCCTGGTGGGCGCGGACGGCCCGGTCCTGGTGGACCTGGAGACCTTCTCCGCCGATCTGCGGGAGCACGACCTCGTGGTGATGGCGCTCTCGCGGGACCGCTACGGACTGCCCGCCGACGCGTACGACGGGTTCGTCGCGGAGTACGGCTGGGACGTGCGGGAGTGGGAGGGGTGCGCGGTGCTCCGGGGCGCCCGGGAGACGGCGAGCTGTGCGTGGGTCGCCCAGCACGCCCCCAGCAATCCGAAGGCCCTGGCCGAGTTCCGTCGTCGGGTGGCCTCGCTGCGGGACGGGGATCCGGCCGTGCGGTGGTACCCCTTCTGAGCGCCGCCGAGCCGCGGCCTGCCGCCCTCAGACGCCGGACGCGCTGAACTCCTCGCGCAGCGGCCACGTGCCGTCGATCACCGCGTCCGTCTCGCCCTTCTTCCGCAGGAACTTCTGGAAGTCCGCCGCCCATTCCGCATACCAGTCGATCTGGCGCCGGTGCAGCTCGGCCGGGCCGAACGCGGCCAGCTTGGGGTGGCGGTCGGCTATGGCCGTGGCCAGGCGGGCCGCGGCCAGGGCGTCCGACGTGGCGTCGTGGGCCGACTCCAGAAGCACTCCGTACTCCGTGCAGACCGCTTCCAGGTTCCGCTTGCCCTTGCGGTAGCGCTCGACGGAGCGGTCGATGGTGTACGGGTCGATGACCGGGGCCGGTTGCGCGCCGCCCAGGCGCTCGCGCAGGGACGGCAGGCCGTGCCTGCGCAACTCGGCGGAGAGCAGGGTCAGGTCGAAGGTCGCGTTGTAGGCCACGACCGGAACGCCCGACTGCCAGTACGACACGAGCACCGCCGCTATCGCGTCGGCGACCTCGTCGGCCGGCCTGCCGTCCGCCGCGGCCCGTTCGTTCGAGATGCCGTGCACCGCCACCGCCTCCGCAGGGATCTCGACCCCCGGGTCGGCGAGCCACTCCCTGCGGCCCAGCGTCTCGCCCGCTCTGACCTCGATCACGGCCGCCGTGACGATGCGCGCCTCGCGCGGGTCCGTCCCTGTCGTCTCCAGGTCGAACCCGATCAGCAGCTCCCGGTGCCAGCCCATGGCCGCCCCCTTCTCTGTGGTGCTTTCCCCCATTGACCACCACGATCCCACGCACCACTGACAATCCGAGGCGCGCATTCCGCTTGCCGCCCCGGCGGGCGCCCCGGACGGCTCAGGAGACCGGCCGCGAGTCCGCCCAGGCCAGCTCGAACTCCTCCCGGTACGTCTCGAAGAGTCCGCTCTCTTCCGGCTCGTCCGCCTTGACCACCCGGCGGCCACCGCGCAGGACGAGCACCGGCGCCTCCATCCCGCGCGTCCTGCGCAGGTACGACTGGACGACCGCGATGCCGTCCGCGCCGTCCCCGTCGACCAGATACGCGGTGAAGCGCGGCGTCTCGTCGAAGACGTGGATCTCGAAGGCGCCCGGATCACGCAGGCGGGCCCGCACCCGGCGCATGTGCAGGATGTTCATCTCGACGCTGCGGCTCAGCTCGCCCCGCTTCAGGCCCAGTTCGCGCTCCCTGCGCTTGACCGCGCTGCTCGCCGGGTTGAGGAAGAGCAGCCGCACCCGGCAGCCGGACTCCGCCAGGCGCACCAGACGGCGTCCGGAGAAGTTCTGGACCAGGAGGTTCAGGCCTATCCCGATCGCGTCGAGGCGGCGGGCCCCGCCGAAGATGTCCTCGGCCGGGAACTGCCGAAGCAGCCGCACGCGGTCCGAGTGGACGCCCACCACGTCGGCGTACCGGTCGCCGACCAGGGACTCGACGGCGTCGATGGGCAACCGGCGCACGGAAGGCGTGTCGGTGCCCGTGCCGAGTATGTCCAGGAGCTTCGCCGATGCGCGCTCCGCCTGGGCGAGCACGGCGGTGGACAGGGCGCGGTTGCGCGACACGACGTTCCGGGTCACTTCCAGCTCGTCCAGAGCGAGCTCGACGTCCCTGCGGTCGTCGAAGTACGGCTCGAAGCACGGCCAGTGCTGCACCATCAGCTCGCGCAGCTGGGGCAGCGTGAGGAAGCTGAGGACGTTGTCGTCGGCCGGGTCGAGCAAGTAGCCCTTGCGCCGGCTGACTTCGCGTACGGCGACGGCCCGCTGCACCCACTCCTGCCCCGCGGGTCCTGCGGCGGCGACCACCCAGTCGTCGGCGTGGACGGGTTCGTAGATGGGTCGCAGAACAGCGGCCACGACCGCGCGCAGCCGCTGCTCCACGAGATTCAGCCAGATGTAGGCCCGCCCGGCGCGCTGCGCGCGCGTGCGCACCTCGCGCCAGGCGTCGGCGCCCCAGTCCAGTTCGGGTCCGATCTGAGATCCCATCTCCATCGGCCGCGCCAGGGACACCGCTCCGGGCGGGCCGTCCGCGGAACCCCCCTCGTGACCCTCGTCACCAGGGGGCAGTTCCCGCCCTCCCGAGCTCACCCAGCGCACCCCTTCCGCTCCCCCGAGCACTCCCCCGTTCAACGATCAAGGAAGGGTACTCCGGGAGCGGCGGGCGGTGCAGCCGGATGGCAAGGGTGGATTCTCAACCGCCCAGCGGCGGCTGCCCGTTCTGGCCGGCGAGGTCCTGCGGAGTGAGCGGACTCATAGCGGTCACGTCGCGCGCGGCCAGCGAGAAGCCCTGCCAGTGGACCGGCATCGGCTGCTGGTCCTCGTCACGGGCGATGTGGTGGAAGCCTACGTGGACCCAGGTGACCGGATGCGTCAGGGACTGACCGTTCACCCACTTGTCGACGCTCGTCGGTGCTCCGTTGGCGCACCCCGGGTTGTTGCTCGCGTACTGCTCGCACTTCTTGTACTCGGTGAAGTACACGTCGTGCTTGGTGAAGGGGCGTCCGGCGTGCTTGGTGCTGGGCCCCGGCACGATCTCGTACGAACGGGGGTGGCCGTCCGCGTTCTTGCCCGCCCCGCTGACCACGCGCCACCAGCGCATGTCCTTGCGGTCACCGGCGAGTTCCTTGGTGACCTTGGTGCGGGTGGTCTTCGTCTTGGGGCTGCCCTGGCCGGTGGGCGGGGTGACCTTGGAGTCGTACTGCTCGACCTTGGCCTTCGGGGAGCCGTCCAGGCCGAAGTTGAGCCGCCAGAAGACGTTGTGGGCGTGGCTCTCAGCCTTGGCCTGGTCGCCCTTGCCGATGGGCCAGCCGCGGCTGTCACCGCCGTCGTAGTCGAACGGCGAGAGGCTGCCGGTCGCGCCGACCTGGGAGGTGATGGTGCCGTCCGACGAGAAGCGCCACTCGGTGATGTACTCGTACCAGGAGGCCTTGTTCACGGTGTAGACGAGCAGGTCCTTGCCCTGGCCGGTGTAGACCTTGCCGGTGCCGCCGGTGCTCTCGTCGTCGTTGAGGCGGTACGCGTGCCCACGCGCGCGCGTGGTGGTGCACAGACCCTTCACGTTGCCCCGCTGGGGGACCTTCACGGTCTTGATGGTGCCGCCGGGACACTCGCCGG
Protein-coding sequences here:
- a CDS encoding SAV2148 family HEPN domain-containing protein, which encodes MSSGGRELPPGDEGHEGGSADGPPGAVSLARPMEMGSQIGPELDWGADAWREVRTRAQRAGRAYIWLNLVEQRLRAVVAAVLRPIYEPVHADDWVVAAAGPAGQEWVQRAVAVREVSRRKGYLLDPADDNVLSFLTLPQLRELMVQHWPCFEPYFDDRRDVELALDELEVTRNVVSRNRALSTAVLAQAERASAKLLDILGTGTDTPSVRRLPIDAVESLVGDRYADVVGVHSDRVRLLRQFPAEDIFGGARRLDAIGIGLNLLVQNFSGRRLVRLAESGCRVRLLFLNPASSAVKRRERELGLKRGELSRSVEMNILHMRRVRARLRDPGAFEIHVFDETPRFTAYLVDGDGADGIAVVQSYLRRTRGMEAPVLVLRGGRRVVKADEPEESGLFETYREEFELAWADSRPVS
- a CDS encoding phosphotransferase enzyme family protein, translated to MDEARARDVLGAAGLERDAALLALGENAVFGSGGSVVKVGRAAPELLDRARRELRVARWLEESGVPAVRAAEEEPRLVDGHPVTVWHRLPQAVRPAEPRDLAALLRLVHALPAPGFELPRRELLGGVERWLRLAGDAIDVEDADYLRERRDGFEAAASALAPRLAPGPIHGDALPRNVLVGADGPVLVDLETFSADLREHDLVVMALSRDRYGLPADAYDGFVAEYGWDVREWEGCAVLRGARETASCAWVAQHAPSNPKALAEFRRRVASLRDGDPAVRWYPF
- a CDS encoding copper amine oxidase, which codes for MHVNRLSRARTRVTRALAVSALIGGVVTVASPATAAPQAPSAPAAPAADCSDAYKIEQTVDGGTTWRMCWHYNTLSGLILDKISYQPKGEAKPIPVLTSARLAQVHVPYDDGEAEYDDVTGTDFGQALQNLNPGECPGGTIKTVKVPQRGNVKGLCTTTRARGHAYRLNDDESTGGTGKVYTGQGKDLLVYTVNKASWYEYITEWRFSSDGTITSQVGATGSLSPFDYDGGDSRGWPIGKGDQAKAESHAHNVFWRLNFGLDGSPKAKVEQYDSKVTPPTGQGSPKTKTTRTKVTKELAGDRKDMRWWRVVSGAGKNADGHPRSYEIVPGPSTKHAGRPFTKHDVYFTEYKKCEQYASNNPGCANGAPTSVDKWVNGQSLTHPVTWVHVGFHHIARDEDQQPMPVHWQGFSLAARDVTAMSPLTPQDLAGQNGQPPLGG
- a CDS encoding carbohydrate ABC transporter permease, which gives rise to MTLATATKRSANGASARRGADHGAWFLVLPALIPILVLSVGPLLYGITLAFTDSQSGRTEPTQWVGALNFQDLLHDTLFWDSFRIGLIWAFGVTVPQFFLALGLALLLNQPLRMRWLARALAIIPWAMPEVVVGIMWRLVYHPDAGVLNETLSNLGLGEGKDWLTGTATALFAVIVVGVWAGMPQTTVALLAGLQNTPRELHEAAAMDGAGAWRRFRTVTWPAIKPIALAITALNFIWNFNSFALVYVLTQGGPGGRTRLPMLFAYEEAFRYGQFGYAAAMGCVMVAVISVILAFYLVGRLKGGDES
- a CDS encoding response regulator encodes the protein MTSSAEPAPEPAPVAGTGAEPDGLTVLIADDQPLVRRGLSLILRSDPAIRVVGEVGDGEQAVASALELRPDVVLMDIRMPVLDGVRATERLTAELPGCRVLALSTFDMDEHVVGALRAGASGFLPKDVSPEELVAALRTVHRGESVVAPRLLTRLLATFVTPAPASHPPATDLAGLTPREVDVLRLIAAGLDNTEIAQRMEIGVQTVKNHATGVFAKLGVRDRAQAVIAAYESGLVRAGQGNGARP
- a CDS encoding carbohydrate ABC transporter permease translates to MMRTKKSTRAAQYTALAAYLVFLAFPFLWLISTAFKPARELGSLHPTWIPKDPTLENFRQAFDEQPLLQAAGNSLIAALSASLIAVVIATPMAYVMARHRNRVSKAATGWVVISQAFPFVLIIIPLFLILKNLHLINSLLGLIMVYVVWSLPFALWMLVGYVRAVPTELEEAAAVDGASKVRTFVSVVAPLLAPGIVATAMFAFITAWNEFFFALVLLKTPEKQTLPVILNRFIGSEGVADLGPLAAAAFLATIPSLVIFAIIQKRITGGMLAGAVKA
- a CDS encoding sensor histidine kinase; translation: MGRDFFPPVPPTGRARPTPGDVAVAVVAVGLDVLAYLAPGEEGPGAPVTVLGVLLVASSVLPLLFRRHHPVPVLGAVLVVQLAVNLGLAVDPGAPMSNSYGGAVAVALYTVARYSGPRAVALGVVATAPVQLVRYLHNDIPFLGMGITDVLLTPCLIVAVGLAVRQWKRQLDINRTLLADRAVTEERRRIARELHDIVAHHITTMYLMSGGARSTLDRDPETAREALVTLEESGRTALHEMRQLLGVLRSTDTLEETPSEPQPGVDGIERLVADSTAAGLPAELHVTGRPVALPMTVGLTLYRIVQEALTNARKHAGPAARATVRLAYLPDRVTVEVADDGTGEGKAPGGSVAGGGYGLLGMRERIALHDGSLRVGSRAEGGFEVVASVPLPADTYEKDRIR
- a CDS encoding 3'-5' exonuclease yields the protein MGWHRELLIGFDLETTGTDPREARIVTAAVIEVRAGETLGRREWLADPGVEIPAEAVAVHGISNERAAADGRPADEVADAIAAVLVSYWQSGVPVVAYNATFDLTLLSAELRRHGLPSLRERLGGAQPAPVIDPYTIDRSVERYRKGKRNLEAVCTEYGVLLESAHDATSDALAAARLATAIADRHPKLAAFGPAELHRRQIDWYAEWAADFQKFLRKKGETDAVIDGTWPLREEFSASGV
- a CDS encoding ABC transporter substrate-binding protein, producing MRTAPRLGPRLVTAAATALALLLTGCSGDSGDDDGKITLQFQSLAWQKESVDANKALVKEWNATHPDVKVEYVQGSWDSVHDQLLTSFEGGEAPDIIHDASDDLADFAYGGYLADIGDLLPERLKSDIPKRSWETTTFGGKVYGVPFLQEPRVLIANAKWLKKSGVRIPTPEKPWSWAEFRSVSKELGDGTDGKYGVAWPLKEPVSATLNLSLSTGGKMFHRGADGKVDVRFDAADEIMPRTVHDQVNTDKSASGTTLGMGGSDTLPGFFGGKYAMVPLGFSYRQQIVQQAPKGFDWQVLPAPAGAEGLAQGVSPQTLSVSEDSPHKKEAAEFIDFFLQPDNMVKLARGDWMLPTGAEALRDPALRTKKDDWAAGTALAEHLRPAPAQSVRGYPEWKDKVATPALQEYYSGAIGLDELRKRLVKDGNLVLKRYQR